One Egicoccus halophilus genomic region harbors:
- a CDS encoding NAD(P)H-dependent glycerol-3-phosphate dehydrogenase — protein MGAGSWGTAFGVMCVDAGEPTTLWARREEIATEICEQHTNGAYLPETRLPDALEATVDPERALDGADVVVLAVPSVGIEAQLAAWGPAIPRDATLVSLIKGVDVETLRFGSQLVSESLDCDPARVVVVSGPNLASECAQRLPAATVAAGSVEARTERVQRAVMAPYFRVYTNPDQTGVEVGGAVKNVIALAAGMAHGLGFGDNTMAAVITRGLAEMVRLGAALGGQALTFSGLAGVGDLVATCTSPKSRNRTVGDRLGRGERLDEVVASMNMVAEGVKSSRAILGLAERAGVEMPITQGVVAVCHAGHHPSELVDGLLQRSAKPELYGL, from the coding sequence ATGGGTGCCGGCTCGTGGGGCACCGCCTTCGGCGTGATGTGTGTGGACGCGGGGGAGCCGACGACGCTGTGGGCGCGCCGCGAGGAGATCGCGACGGAGATCTGCGAACAGCACACCAACGGCGCCTACCTTCCCGAGACCCGGTTGCCGGACGCGCTCGAGGCGACGGTGGATCCGGAGCGGGCGCTCGACGGTGCCGACGTGGTGGTGCTGGCGGTCCCGTCGGTCGGCATCGAGGCGCAACTGGCCGCCTGGGGGCCGGCCATCCCCCGCGACGCGACGCTGGTGAGCCTGATCAAGGGGGTCGACGTCGAGACCCTGCGCTTCGGCAGCCAGTTGGTGTCCGAGTCGCTGGACTGCGATCCGGCCCGGGTCGTGGTCGTGTCGGGCCCGAACCTGGCCAGCGAGTGTGCCCAACGGCTGCCGGCGGCGACGGTGGCGGCCGGGTCGGTCGAGGCGCGCACGGAGCGCGTGCAGCGGGCGGTGATGGCGCCCTACTTCCGGGTCTACACCAACCCGGACCAGACGGGGGTCGAGGTCGGCGGCGCGGTGAAGAACGTGATCGCCCTGGCGGCCGGCATGGCCCACGGGTTGGGGTTCGGGGACAACACGATGGCGGCGGTGATCACCCGCGGGCTGGCCGAGATGGTGCGGTTGGGCGCGGCGCTGGGCGGGCAGGCGCTGACGTTCTCGGGCCTGGCGGGCGTCGGTGACCTGGTGGCCACCTGCACGTCGCCGAAGTCGCGCAACCGGACCGTGGGGGACCGACTCGGTCGCGGCGAGCGTCTCGACGAGGTGGTCGCGTCGATGAACATGGTCGCCGAGGGCGTGAAGTCGTCGCGGGCGATCCTCGGACTGGCCGAGCGGGCCGGGGTGGAGATGCCGATCACCCAGGGCGTGGTCGCCGTCTGTCATGCGGGGCACCACCCGAGCGAGCTCGTCGACGGGTTGCTGCAGCGTTCGGCCAAGCCGGAGCTGTACGGGCTCTGA
- a CDS encoding D-alanine--D-alanine ligase family protein: MKRVLLLFGGRSSEHEVSCLSARSVLAAVDRERYEIVPVGITRDGRWTLTDGVVQPAAGRALPEVADAGPTVALVGGADGARLVEVDERDDTARVLGRIDVAFPVLHGPWGEDGTVQGLLATVGVPYVGADVTASSIGVDKGAMKAAFAARGLPQGPYVSVHRRRWSADPQLVAASLEDQLAYPWFVKPARQGSSIGIGRVADRDGLAAAFEEAYRYDDVAIVEQGFAAPRELEVGVLGNEELAVTAPGEIRPSHEFYDFEAKYLDESELVVPAEVPADVAERIDHLAREAYRAIGCAGMARVDFFLTDAGELLVNEINTIPGFTPNSMFPRLWDAQDLAYPQLVDRLLDLALERG; the protein is encoded by the coding sequence ATGAAGCGTGTCCTGCTGTTGTTCGGGGGCCGGTCCTCGGAGCACGAGGTGTCCTGTCTGTCGGCGCGGTCGGTGCTCGCGGCGGTGGACCGCGAGCGGTACGAGATCGTCCCGGTGGGCATCACCCGCGACGGGCGCTGGACGTTGACCGACGGGGTCGTCCAACCGGCCGCCGGCCGGGCGCTGCCCGAGGTCGCCGACGCCGGTCCGACGGTCGCGCTCGTCGGCGGTGCCGACGGCGCCCGCCTCGTGGAGGTCGACGAGCGTGACGACACCGCCCGGGTGCTCGGCCGGATCGACGTGGCGTTCCCGGTGCTGCACGGCCCTTGGGGCGAGGACGGCACCGTGCAGGGGCTGCTCGCCACGGTCGGGGTTCCCTACGTCGGCGCCGACGTGACCGCGTCGTCGATCGGGGTCGACAAGGGGGCGATGAAAGCGGCGTTCGCGGCGCGTGGCCTGCCGCAGGGGCCCTACGTGAGCGTGCACCGGCGCCGGTGGAGCGCCGACCCGCAGCTGGTCGCGGCGTCGCTCGAGGACCAGCTCGCCTACCCCTGGTTCGTCAAGCCGGCCCGGCAGGGTTCGTCGATCGGGATCGGCCGGGTCGCCGACCGTGACGGCCTGGCCGCCGCGTTCGAGGAGGCCTACCGCTACGACGACGTGGCGATCGTCGAGCAGGGGTTCGCCGCGCCCCGCGAGCTCGAGGTCGGGGTACTGGGCAACGAGGAGCTGGCCGTGACCGCGCCGGGGGAGATCCGCCCGTCGCACGAGTTCTACGACTTCGAGGCCAAGTACCTCGACGAGTCGGAGCTGGTGGTCCCGGCCGAGGTCCCTGCCGACGTGGCCGAGCGCATCGACCACCTCGCCCGCGAGGCCTACCGGGCCATCGGCTGCGCCGGCATGGCCCGGGTCGACTTCTTCCTCACCGACGCCGGTGAGCTGTTGGTCAACGAGATCAACACGATCCCCGGCTTCACCCCCAACTCGATGTTCCCGCGGCTGTGGGACGCCCAGGACCTGGCGTACCCGCAGCTGGTCGACCGGCTGCTCGACCTCGCGCTCGAGCGCGGCTGA
- the dapC gene encoding succinyldiaminopimelate transaminase, with the protein MATSNPALDELGGYPLARLQELANALRADGGVLADFAIGDPDEPTPPFIRDALVDAVGPVSRYPTAAGQPALRTAVAGWLRSRHGVEVDPDVHVLPSAGSKEAIFHLPLAVLDPHGARRGVVWGDPGYPVYGRGALFAGGVSDPVTLTAADGWRLDLGTLDADRLRAACLAWVNYPHNPTGASVDVDYYRDQVAHAREHGLLLASDECYQEIWFGERPPPSVLEACDGDFTDVLAFVSLSKRSGMTGYRSGAIVGDPELIRRLRLLRPNIGTASPDFVQVAATTAWRDQTHVDARRAVFAAKRDVVLGFLRDAGIEISGSEATFYVWFRAPGGDDAAYAEALLAERIVASPGRAFGPAGAGWLRLALVPTVQGCREAVDRWAAAIDAGRLPV; encoded by the coding sequence ATGGCCACCAGCAACCCGGCGCTCGACGAACTCGGCGGTTATCCGTTGGCGCGCCTGCAGGAGCTGGCCAACGCCCTGCGGGCCGACGGCGGGGTGCTGGCCGACTTCGCCATCGGCGATCCCGACGAGCCGACGCCGCCGTTCATCCGCGACGCGCTCGTCGACGCCGTGGGGCCGGTCAGCCGCTACCCCACCGCGGCCGGCCAACCGGCGTTGCGGACCGCGGTCGCCGGTTGGTTGCGCTCCCGCCACGGCGTCGAGGTGGACCCCGACGTGCACGTGCTGCCCTCGGCGGGCAGCAAGGAAGCCATCTTCCACCTCCCCCTGGCCGTGCTGGACCCGCACGGCGCGCGCCGTGGGGTGGTGTGGGGCGATCCGGGGTATCCGGTCTACGGCCGGGGCGCGCTGTTCGCCGGCGGCGTCTCCGACCCGGTGACGCTCACGGCCGCGGACGGTTGGCGGCTCGACCTCGGCACGCTCGACGCGGACCGCCTGCGGGCGGCGTGCCTCGCCTGGGTCAACTACCCCCACAACCCGACCGGGGCGAGCGTCGACGTCGACTACTACCGCGACCAGGTGGCGCACGCGCGGGAGCACGGCCTGCTGCTGGCCTCCGACGAGTGCTACCAGGAGATCTGGTTCGGCGAACGTCCCCCGCCGAGCGTGCTGGAAGCCTGCGACGGGGACTTCACCGACGTGTTGGCGTTCGTGTCGCTGTCCAAGCGCTCCGGGATGACCGGCTACCGCTCGGGCGCGATCGTGGGCGATCCGGAGCTGATCCGCCGGCTGCGCCTGCTGCGCCCGAACATCGGTACGGCGTCGCCGGACTTCGTGCAGGTCGCGGCCACGACGGCGTGGCGCGACCAGACCCACGTCGACGCACGCCGGGCCGTGTTCGCCGCCAAGCGCGACGTGGTGCTCGGCTTCCTGCGGGACGCAGGTATCGAGATCAGCGGGTCGGAGGCGACGTTCTACGTGTGGTTCCGGGCGCCGGGCGGAGACGATGCCGCCTACGCCGAGGCGCTGCTGGCCGAGCGCATCGTCGCCTCCCCCGGCCGCGCGTTCGGTCCGGCCGGGGCCGGCTGGCTGCGCCTGGCCCTGGTCCCGACGGTGCAGGGCTGCCGCGAGGCCGTCGACCGGTGGGCCGCGGCGATCGACGCCGGCCGCCTGCCCGTCTGA
- a CDS encoding DUF368 domain-containing protein codes for MDEVTPPDTDTDDGLGPLPDADGNVVPPPPAAGDDTAPRRPFEFAAIGLIGFGMGSADIVPGFSGGTVALVTGIYQRLIDNVRQGAGVLSLLLRGKLPAAGRTFTSIEWGFVVSLLVGILGAIALLSATLERLLEQRPVQLSAVFLGLVLGATVLAFREIRAPSAMHALLGLAVAVATAVGLGFTAGVVAEPSVAYLFLCGSIAICAMILPGVSGSFLLVLLGVYQPVIGAVSARDPVPLLAVAAGGVVGLAAFSTLLHWLLRRHHDAVLAGLIGLMVGSARVLWPWPSATGVGDPAIGAPVAADLPLTAGLAVGAFLTVLLFGALARRVAADT; via the coding sequence GTGGACGAAGTCACCCCGCCCGACACCGACACCGACGACGGCCTCGGGCCGCTCCCGGACGCCGACGGCAACGTCGTGCCCCCGCCACCGGCGGCCGGGGACGACACCGCGCCACGTCGGCCGTTCGAGTTCGCCGCCATCGGGCTGATCGGCTTCGGCATGGGCTCGGCCGACATCGTCCCGGGCTTCTCGGGCGGCACCGTCGCGCTCGTCACGGGCATCTACCAGCGGCTGATCGACAACGTCCGCCAGGGCGCCGGGGTCCTGTCGCTGCTGCTGCGGGGGAAGCTGCCCGCGGCCGGTCGGACGTTCACCTCCATCGAATGGGGGTTCGTCGTCAGCCTGCTGGTCGGCATCCTCGGCGCGATCGCCCTGCTGTCCGCCACCCTCGAACGGCTGCTCGAGCAGCGTCCCGTGCAACTCTCGGCAGTGTTCCTCGGGCTGGTGCTCGGCGCCACGGTGCTGGCCTTCCGGGAGATCCGCGCCCCGTCCGCGATGCACGCACTGCTCGGCCTCGCCGTCGCGGTGGCCACGGCGGTCGGTCTCGGGTTCACCGCCGGCGTCGTCGCCGAGCCGTCCGTGGCCTACCTGTTCCTGTGCGGCTCGATCGCGATCTGCGCGATGATCCTGCCCGGTGTCTCCGGATCGTTCCTGCTCGTGCTCCTCGGCGTCTATCAGCCCGTCATCGGCGCGGTCAGTGCCCGCGACCCGGTGCCGCTGCTGGCGGTCGCCGCCGGCGGTGTCGTCGGCCTCGCCGCCTTCTCCACCCTGCTGCACTGGCTGCTGCGTCGTCACCACGACGCCGTCCTGGCCGGGCTGATCGGGCTGATGGTCGGCTCTGCGCGGGTGCTGTGGCCGTGGCCGTCGGCCACCGGCGTGGGGGATCCCGCCATCGGGGCGCCCGTCGCTGCCGACCTGCCGCTGACCGCCGGCCTCGCCGTGGGTGCCTTCCTGACCGTGCTCCTCTTCGGCGCCCTCGCCCGGCGCGTCGCTGCGGACACCTGA
- a CDS encoding trans-sulfuration enzyme family protein, giving the protein MEPSLPRPEGGFATRAVRGATIVPEVVQQPVSPAIWPSATWATPTSAEVGDLLVDATPGYAYGRYDNPTATTLHGLVASLHEAPAAWASASGTAAIHAVLSVLRGRGRILATSRLYGGTWALLRRLAAESGWEVDHADLLTAEQLRAALRDEHTVVHVETIANPSTAVADLAGMAAVCRERGVALVVDNTFASPFLCRPLTLGATAVVESATKYLAGHGDVVAGVVAGSESLVAAVREHVFELGGSLGPFEAWLVVRGIQTLPLRMRAAGANALAIARALSATGVVGPVRYPGLEDHPHHLLSRELFGGRGYGGVLSFDLPHRAAAEVFADACRVFARAASLGGTHSLVLHPASTSHRQLDDAALAAAGLGPGTVRLAVGIEDEDDLVADVRQALATATEGGSR; this is encoded by the coding sequence GTGGAACCGTCCCTGCCTCGCCCCGAGGGCGGCTTCGCGACCCGTGCGGTGCGCGGTGCCACGATCGTCCCCGAGGTGGTGCAGCAGCCGGTGTCGCCGGCGATCTGGCCGTCGGCGACCTGGGCGACCCCGACCTCCGCCGAGGTCGGTGACCTGCTGGTCGACGCGACGCCCGGCTACGCCTACGGCCGCTACGACAACCCGACCGCGACGACGCTGCACGGGCTGGTCGCCTCGCTGCACGAGGCTCCGGCGGCGTGGGCGTCGGCATCGGGGACCGCCGCGATCCACGCGGTGCTGTCGGTACTGCGGGGCCGTGGCCGGATCCTGGCGACCTCGCGGTTGTACGGCGGCACGTGGGCGCTGCTGCGGCGGTTGGCGGCCGAGTCCGGCTGGGAGGTCGACCACGCCGACCTGCTCACCGCCGAGCAGTTGCGTGCCGCGCTGCGCGACGAGCACACGGTCGTGCACGTCGAGACGATCGCGAACCCGTCGACCGCGGTCGCCGACCTCGCCGGCATGGCGGCGGTGTGCCGTGAACGCGGGGTCGCGCTGGTCGTCGACAACACGTTCGCCTCGCCCTTCCTGTGCCGGCCCCTGACGTTGGGGGCGACGGCGGTGGTCGAGTCGGCGACGAAGTACCTCGCCGGCCACGGTGACGTGGTCGCGGGCGTGGTGGCCGGCAGCGAGTCACTGGTCGCCGCGGTCCGGGAGCACGTGTTCGAGCTCGGGGGGTCGCTGGGGCCCTTCGAGGCCTGGCTGGTCGTGCGCGGCATCCAGACCCTGCCGCTGCGGATGCGGGCCGCGGGCGCGAACGCGCTCGCGATCGCCCGCGCGCTGTCGGCCACCGGTGTCGTCGGTCCGGTCCGCTATCCGGGCCTGGAGGATCATCCGCACCACCTGTTGTCGCGCGAGCTGTTCGGCGGGCGCGGCTACGGCGGGGTGTTGTCGTTCGACCTGCCCCACCGGGCGGCGGCCGAGGTGTTCGCCGACGCCTGCCGGGTGTTCGCCCGGGCGGCGTCGCTGGGTGGCACCCACTCGTTGGTGCTCCATCCGGCCTCGACCAGCCACCGTCAACTCGACGACGCCGCGCTGGCTGCGGCCGGTCTCGGGCCCGGAACGGTGCGGCTCGCGGTCGGGATCGAGGACGAGGACGATCTGGTCGCCGACGTACGTCAGGCCCTGGCGACCGCCACCGAGGGAGGTTCCCGATGA
- a CDS encoding GNAT family N-acetyltransferase yields the protein MSDDLPTLALPTPPDGFSLRRATWDDVFAVAGLYAACSTARIGGATIRPADLRVRWLELGGPQDVLLVERPGEAAPLVAALEFQVDVDPWTDELDLHVEGAVRPDWEGHGLASYLLDHAEDRARHEAWAAGQATAVLRTTVVDGDARARAFYAARGFVPVRHLLELRLDLHAAPPAPDWPDGVRCRPFVPGRDDAAVWGVHLDAFADNPEFLPLELDEWVESHVRRDPGLDPSLVLVAEAAPGLGVTDDGPLDRPSVIGFAWCRAGAQGAAEEGWIRDLAVAPAWQGHGVGMALLRAAFAAFRQRGLTGVRLEVDDVSLDGAVQLYRRAGMRISRRTDVLEQLLVADAPVDDPDPPPELPPAA from the coding sequence GTGTCCGACGACCTGCCCACCCTCGCCCTCCCGACGCCGCCGGACGGGTTCTCGCTGCGGCGTGCGACCTGGGACGACGTGTTCGCCGTCGCCGGGCTGTACGCGGCGTGCTCGACCGCACGCATCGGCGGCGCCACGATCCGCCCCGCCGACCTGCGGGTCCGCTGGCTGGAACTGGGCGGCCCGCAGGACGTGCTGCTGGTGGAGCGTCCGGGCGAGGCCGCTCCGCTGGTCGCGGCGCTCGAGTTCCAGGTCGACGTCGACCCGTGGACCGACGAACTGGACCTGCACGTCGAGGGTGCCGTCCGTCCCGACTGGGAGGGACACGGGCTGGCGAGCTACCTCCTCGACCACGCCGAGGACCGCGCCCGCCACGAGGCCTGGGCCGCAGGACAGGCGACCGCCGTGCTGCGCACGACCGTCGTCGACGGCGACGCCCGTGCGCGGGCCTTCTACGCCGCCCGGGGGTTCGTGCCGGTCCGCCACCTGCTCGAGCTGCGCCTGGACCTGCACGCCGCCCCGCCGGCACCCGACTGGCCCGACGGCGTGCGCTGCCGGCCCTTCGTGCCGGGCCGCGACGACGCCGCCGTGTGGGGCGTCCACCTGGACGCGTTCGCCGACAACCCGGAGTTCCTGCCCCTCGAGCTCGACGAGTGGGTCGAGTCCCACGTGCGGCGCGACCCGGGGCTCGACCCCTCGCTCGTGCTGGTCGCCGAGGCCGCGCCGGGCCTGGGCGTCACCGACGACGGCCCCCTCGACCGTCCGAGCGTGATCGGGTTCGCCTGGTGCCGCGCGGGTGCCCAGGGCGCCGCCGAGGAAGGCTGGATCCGCGACCTCGCGGTCGCCCCGGCCTGGCAGGGCCACGGCGTGGGCATGGCGCTGCTGCGGGCGGCGTTCGCGGCCTTCCGTCAGCGCGGACTCACCGGCGTACGCCTCGAGGTGGACGACGTCTCGCTCGACGGAGCGGTGCAGCTCTACCGCCGTGCCGGTATGCGCATCTCCCGGCGGACCGACGTGCTGGAGCAGTTGCTGGTCGCCGACGCCCCGGTCGACGACCCCGACCCTCCCCCCGAGCTGCCCCCGGCCGCCTGA
- a CDS encoding SDR family oxidoreductase yields MDFDGRVAIVTGAGGGLGRSHALLLAGRGAKVVVNDLGGNRAGEGGGSEMADAVVDEIRATGGEAVANYDGVHTWEGGQAIVQSAIDAFGRVDVVVNNAGILRDVSFAKLEQDQLDLVLKVHLYGGFHVARAAWPHLREQGYGRIVNTTSGSGLYGNFGQSNYSAAKLGLVGLTRTLAIEGAKYGITANVIAPVAASRMTEDIMPPQLLERLEPDYVSPLVAYLAAEACTDTGRIYSVGGGYMARVAILEGEGATFDSVPSPDEVADAWDRIQQVGPDAAEFTQGVMEQTGKIVQALGIDVG; encoded by the coding sequence ATCGACTTCGACGGACGCGTCGCCATCGTCACCGGCGCCGGTGGCGGTCTCGGCCGCAGCCATGCGCTGCTGCTGGCCGGCCGGGGCGCCAAGGTGGTCGTCAACGACCTCGGCGGCAACCGTGCCGGGGAGGGCGGCGGCTCGGAGATGGCCGATGCCGTCGTCGACGAGATCCGCGCCACCGGTGGTGAGGCGGTCGCCAACTACGACGGCGTGCACACCTGGGAGGGCGGCCAGGCCATCGTCCAGTCCGCCATCGACGCGTTCGGGCGCGTCGACGTCGTCGTCAACAACGCCGGCATCCTGCGCGACGTCTCGTTCGCCAAGCTCGAGCAGGACCAGCTCGACCTGGTGCTCAAGGTCCACCTCTACGGCGGCTTCCACGTCGCCCGCGCCGCCTGGCCGCACCTGCGCGAACAGGGCTACGGCCGCATCGTCAACACCACCTCCGGGTCCGGGCTGTACGGCAACTTCGGTCAGTCCAACTACTCGGCGGCCAAGCTCGGCCTGGTCGGCCTGACCCGCACGCTGGCGATCGAGGGCGCCAAGTACGGCATCACTGCCAACGTCATCGCCCCCGTCGCCGCCTCGCGCATGACCGAGGACATCATGCCGCCGCAGCTGCTGGAGCGGCTCGAGCCCGACTACGTCTCGCCGCTGGTGGCCTACCTCGCCGCCGAGGCCTGCACCGACACCGGACGCATCTACTCGGTCGGCGGGGGCTACATGGCCCGCGTCGCCATCCTCGAGGGCGAGGGCGCCACCTTCGACAGCGTGCCGTCACCCGACGAGGTCGCCGACGCCTGGGACCGCATCCAGCAGGTCGGACCCGACGCGGCCGAGTTCACGCAGGGCGTGATGGAGCAGACCGGCAAGATCGTGCAGGCGCTGGGCATCGACGTCGGCTGA
- a CDS encoding glycerophosphodiester phosphodiesterase, translating into MRHPFLDDLPVAVAHRGGDHVGAENSLAAFEDAVALGYRCLETDVHVSRDGVPVLHHDPTLDRVTDTVGAIAGLDWVEVSRARISSREPVASFDEAMAAFPQVRWIVDVKDDLAVDPLVARLRGDDDLLQRLCLGSFSDDRLARARAALGERLCTSAGPDEVRRLRRASWCRLGRRVPLHADVLQVPVRSGRVPVVDRRFVAAAHWSGLPVHVWTVNEPAEMHRLLDLGVDGLISDRTRDLREVLRARGAWPG; encoded by the coding sequence GTGCGGCATCCCTTCCTCGACGACCTGCCCGTCGCCGTCGCCCACCGCGGCGGGGACCACGTGGGTGCGGAGAACAGCCTGGCCGCGTTCGAGGACGCCGTCGCCCTCGGCTACCGCTGCCTGGAGACCGACGTGCACGTCTCGCGCGACGGGGTACCGGTCCTGCACCACGACCCGACGCTGGACCGGGTCACCGACACCGTCGGGGCGATCGCCGGGCTCGACTGGGTCGAGGTGTCACGCGCCCGGATCTCCAGCCGGGAACCGGTCGCCAGCTTCGACGAGGCGATGGCCGCCTTCCCGCAGGTGCGCTGGATCGTCGACGTGAAGGACGACTTGGCGGTCGACCCGCTCGTCGCACGCCTGCGTGGCGACGACGACCTGCTGCAGCGGTTGTGTCTCGGTTCGTTCTCCGACGACCGACTGGCCCGGGCACGGGCGGCCCTGGGGGAGCGGCTGTGCACCTCGGCCGGACCTGACGAGGTCCGGCGGCTGCGCCGGGCGTCGTGGTGCCGACTGGGCCGGCGGGTGCCGTTGCACGCCGACGTGCTGCAGGTCCCGGTCCGTTCCGGTCGCGTGCCGGTCGTCGACCGGCGGTTCGTCGCGGCCGCCCACTGGTCCGGCCTGCCGGTGCACGTCTGGACGGTCAACGAGCCGGCCGAGATGCACCGACTGCTCGACCTGGGCGTCGACGGACTGATCAGCGACCGCACCCGCGACCTGCGCGAGGTCCTGCGCGCTCGCGGCGCCTGGCCCGGCTGA
- the cofC gene encoding 2-phospho-L-lactate guanylyltransferase, giving the protein MSPPTVALVPLRAPGTGKTRLAATLSPQQRAALAGAMLADVCATLAAAPVDRLLVVAGGDAAAAAASALGAEVVHDPPGTRGLDAALRHAQGALEGNPALLVVPADLPRLTVADVRAVLDVDADVVVAPTDDGGTGALLRRPGSILPTAYGPFSARRHRAEARRRGLDVVTVRRAGFAADVDTAGDLESLATGPLGPATRAVLVGWSRREAEAG; this is encoded by the coding sequence ATGTCCCCGCCCACCGTCGCGCTCGTCCCCCTCCGCGCCCCCGGCACGGGCAAGACCCGCCTGGCCGCGACGCTGAGCCCGCAGCAACGGGCGGCGCTGGCCGGTGCCATGCTCGCCGACGTCTGCGCCACCCTCGCCGCTGCACCCGTCGACCGGCTCCTGGTGGTGGCCGGCGGGGATGCCGCCGCAGCCGCCGCGTCCGCACTCGGCGCCGAGGTCGTCCACGATCCGCCCGGCACCCGAGGGCTCGACGCCGCGTTGCGTCATGCGCAGGGCGCCCTCGAGGGGAACCCGGCGCTGCTGGTCGTTCCCGCCGATCTGCCACGCCTCACCGTCGCCGACGTCCGCGCCGTCCTCGACGTCGACGCCGACGTCGTCGTCGCCCCCACCGACGACGGCGGGACCGGCGCGTTGCTGCGGCGCCCCGGCAGCATCCTGCCGACGGCCTACGGGCCGTTCTCCGCCCGGCGCCACCGTGCCGAGGCGCGCCGTCGCGGCCTCGACGTGGTCACCGTCCGGCGCGCCGGCTTCGCGGCCGACGTCGACACCGCCGGCGACCTGGAGTCGTTGGCCACCGGGCCGCTGGGTCCCGCCACCCGCGCCGTGCTCGTCGGCTGGTCACGGCGCGAGGCAGAAGCCGGTTGA
- the serB gene encoding phosphoserine phosphatase SerB, which translates to MDDSLRTILVRCTGRDRPGITTGLLGVLADTGAHLYDMEQVVVRERLTLDLLIGVSTGDNALKDLLFHGWEQGFQLDFEVVEEASQRATKPRFVVTVIGQTLLPAALAGVTGAIAEGGGNIDRILRLSRYPVVSYEFVVVDGDVETMRHALVAASRRHGVDVAIQRESLERRAKRLVIMDVDSTLIQDEVIELLADIAGCAQEVADITARAMNGELDFEASLRERVAKLAGTPVAALGEVRDRLRLTPGARTFVRTLKRLGYTVAIVSGGFTAVTDELARDLDLDHAVANELEIVDGVLTGRVVGQVVDRAGKAAVLRRIAEAEHIPLEQTVAVGDGANDLDMLATAGLGIAFNAKPVVRDAADTAVSVPYLDAILFLLGIRREEVEAADEKDPGLVRDGLIPVPGTPPV; encoded by the coding sequence ATGGACGACTCGCTTCGGACGATCCTGGTGCGCTGCACGGGGCGCGACCGCCCCGGCATCACGACGGGGCTGCTCGGGGTGCTCGCCGACACCGGTGCCCACCTCTACGACATGGAGCAGGTCGTCGTCCGCGAACGCCTCACCCTCGACCTGCTGATCGGCGTCAGCACCGGGGACAACGCGCTCAAGGACCTGTTGTTCCACGGTTGGGAACAGGGCTTCCAACTCGACTTCGAGGTGGTCGAGGAGGCCTCGCAGCGGGCCACCAAGCCACGCTTCGTGGTCACCGTGATCGGACAGACGCTGCTGCCGGCGGCGCTGGCCGGCGTGACCGGCGCCATCGCCGAGGGCGGCGGGAACATCGACCGCATCCTGCGGCTGTCGCGCTACCCGGTCGTGTCCTACGAGTTCGTGGTCGTCGACGGCGACGTCGAGACGATGCGGCACGCACTCGTGGCCGCCTCCCGACGGCACGGCGTGGACGTCGCCATCCAGCGCGAGAGCCTCGAACGGCGAGCCAAGCGCCTGGTGATCATGGACGTCGACTCCACGCTCATCCAGGACGAGGTCATCGAGCTGCTCGCCGACATCGCCGGCTGCGCGCAGGAGGTCGCCGACATCACCGCGCGGGCGATGAACGGGGAACTCGACTTCGAGGCCTCGCTGCGCGAACGGGTCGCGAAGCTGGCAGGAACGCCCGTCGCCGCTTTGGGCGAGGTCCGCGACCGGCTCCGACTCACCCCGGGCGCGCGGACCTTCGTGCGCACCCTCAAGCGGCTCGGCTACACCGTCGCGATCGTCTCCGGTGGCTTCACGGCGGTCACCGACGAACTCGCCCGCGACCTCGACCTCGACCACGCCGTCGCCAACGAGCTCGAGATCGTCGACGGCGTGCTCACCGGACGGGTCGTGGGCCAGGTCGTCGACCGTGCGGGCAAGGCGGCCGTCCTGCGCCGCATCGCCGAGGCCGAGCACATCCCGCTCGAGCAGACCGTGGCCGTGGGCGACGGCGCCAACGACCTCGACATGCTCGCCACCGCCGGGCTCGGGATCGCCTTCAACGCCAAGCCCGTCGTGCGCGACGCTGCCGACACCGCCGTGTCCGTCCCGTACCTCGACGCGATCCTGTTCCTGCTCGGGATCCGGCGCGAGGAGGTCGAGGCCGCGGACGAGAAGGATCCCGGCCTCGTCCGTGACGGCCTCATCCCCGTCCCCGGGACCCCACCGGTCTGA